One segment of Palaemon carinicauda isolate YSFRI2023 chromosome 35, ASM3689809v2, whole genome shotgun sequence DNA contains the following:
- the LOC137627755 gene encoding protein phosphatase 1 regulatory subunit 37-like, whose protein sequence is MSTSSHTQEQEASDCANSLKVTENICSTESEVVLENSPDNKESENVSTLSDSCEQNTETKSSEENIVEPVKSLHVGDDIESSDLELPSAESCGEIEAKEKSGREEEEATLHVDGTVDVTCASHVIDPLQGVPSSYDQINISVSEVVTAFQEVKSELKNAVKDAQCEFVTAVSEVKNELSQVLSGAGQSSFLSEEQQTVPSERSDANDNILSDVSCPENLDSNRDIAAEKETDLKSDNPDSEHFTLESDSEKELNDCHNLILGSSNNLELEDDINDNIAHSVHVSMDVNMYSDGNEVNANGPTENTMDTQIAEVNENTVEGCPLQIGGISQGSCTDDKLVQSDANCMGSNGSVEFDIINLGKDASEHTSSCIEEPCARGEATSAPSTPVPSGVGSVRRVIRPTACPGRRVSFPEDDTRLISSYLEPVNPWQQMAGVTVEEIAAAYRSSCERHSTQPLPGVLQQIKALPLVVGGRVECISLRGQRLEGGQCEGLEEIFRRVQFKILDLEGCSLEDDTAIPLFDMIEFYDSATQLNISCNSKIGFRGWQACARMLKRTPSVEYLDARNTNLNETNMPILGRALRLGARLHTLHLENCNLTGRPLIMLTAALKQNDTLAELYLAENRLGVNDCIQLGNLVRANSTLRVLDLRNNNVQDAGCGHICEGICEQQKLQNEKESNNVEGKKTIKGLSFLILWNNHLTQQSSPHLASLLSGSTSLEMINLGRNNLTSEGILRLKEALLRNRSLLRLGLQAARIADEGAVALAEYTADNTIIQQIDLRENPIRVAGLMALAHSLRLNTNVTQMDLDSDPRTEPAAELAERHLALQKEIKEYCQRNLTNSHIQAAENQNSLEVFAKVPDQDKLSVNPAFRKVSLTCETSHKAVQLETRNDTPVREEEKQKYVSPAPSPLPSPAPSPCQSPSPSPVPSPMKNRFRVFKVQEASKSASQLPLNSTPCSPVVCSSAPVSQCGRSMSAGDLNLPSKQQSSRPNRFSIGGRFTVTRVTEVSGPCSLPSSQSTIADTVLTHSTGAVSSPKIIISSPVRVERGFSIEETPSKNLSLGKSGDGLVTSPLKQSTISSDSLPEGHHKAPGSLSGHIVRLKSDSDSDDVFLDSTNSSNGSGWSEAGSQRGVLRSSVNDNNNSSAEKDNDSVSSSELTDSGFLDDSVCGMGRVGGSCSPSPSSPHLEGDRDSLLSSSVDSTSQEDAGLGSSISTSSNLQTSPVPPVPMLPCTAQPRAHSAVPEPLKRAPLAAMENGSFDSDSEDSEVTTQSSDSTHSDEVRITTEQLSPRPAWGTKPEHVEESLHSVEASNVPPETTGTG, encoded by the coding sequence ATGAGCACATCTAGCCATACCCAAGAACAAGAAGCATCAGATTGTGCAAATTCATTGAAAGTCACAGAAAACATTTGTAGTACAGAATCAGAAGTTGTACTTGAAAATAGCCCAGATAATAAAGAGTCAGAAAATGTGTCTACTCTAAGTGATTCATGTGAACAAAATACTGAGACtaaaagttcagaggaaaacatTGTTGAGCCCGTTAAGAGTTTACACGTAGGTGATGATATAGAATCATCAGATTTGGAACTTCCTTCAGCAGAATCATGTGGCGAAATAGAAGCAAAAGAGAAAAgtgggagagaagaagaagaagccacatTGCATGTAGATGGCACAGTTGATGTAACATGTGCATCACATGTAATTGATCCCCTGCAAGGAGTCCCTTCTTCTTATGACCAAATTAATATCTCTGTAAGTGAAGTTGTAACTGCATTTCAAGAAGTTAAGAGTGAGCTGAAAAATGCTGTTAAAGATGCTCAGTGTGAATTCGTAACTGCTGTTAGTGAAGTTAAAAATGAACTCAGCCAAGTGTTGAGTGGGGCAGGTCAGTCGTCGTTCCTCAGTGAAGAACAACAAACGGTGCCGTCAGAACGAAGTGATGCTAATGATAATATATTAAGTGATGTCTCCTGTCCTGAAAATCTAGATAGCAATAGGGATATAGCTGCAGAAAAAGAAACTGATTTAAAGAGTGATAATCCTGATTCAGAACACTTCACTTTGGAATCGGACTCTGAAAAGGAACTAAATGATTGTCACAATCTTATATTAGGGTCTTCTAACAATTTGGAATTGGAGGATGACATCAATGACAATATAGCTCATAGTGTCCATGTATCTATGGATGTAAATATGTATAGTGATGGAAATGAAGTAAATGCAAATGGTCCAACAGAAAATACAATGGACACACAAATAGCAGAGGTAAATGAGAACACTGTAGAGGGTTGCCCTCTTCAGATTGGGGGTATTAGTCAAGGGTCATGCACTGATGACAAATTAGTTCAGAGTGATGCCAATTGCATGGGGAGTAATGGTAGTGTTGAATTCGATATTATTAATCTGGGAAAGGACGCTTCAGAACACACGTCGTCATGTATTGAAGAACCGTGTGCTAGGGGTGAGGCTACATCTGCACCTTCAACTCCTGTTCCCTCTGGGGTGGGATCTGTTCGCAGAGTTATTCGACCAACTGCTTGCCCGGGACGCAGGGTGTCATTTCCCGAGGATGACACTCGCTTGATATCTAGTTATTTGGAGCCTGTAAATCCATGGCAGCAAATGGCTGGGGTAACTGTAGAGGAAATTGCTGCTGCATACAGATCTTCCTGTGAAAGACATAGTACGCAACCTCTTCCTGGAGTTTTGCAACAAATCAAGGCTTTGCCTTTGGTTGTAGGAGGCCGTGTTGAATGTATTAGTTTACGGGGCCAGAGGTTAGAAGGCGGTCAGTGTGAAGGTTTAGAAGAAATATTCCGAAGAGTTCAATTCAAGATTTTGGATCTTGAAGGTTGCTCCTTGGAGGATGACACTGCCATACCTCTCTTTGATATGATTGAGTTTTATGATTCTGCCACTCAGCTCAATATTTCATGTAACAGCAAGATTGGATTCAGAGGATGGCAAGCATGTGCGCGTATGTTAAAACGAACTCCTTCGGTTGAGTACCTTGATGCTCGAAACACCAATTTAAATGAAACTAATATGCCTATATTGGGTAGGGCTCTGAGGTTAGGGGCTAGGTTACATACTTTGCATCTTGAAAACTGTAATTTAACAGGTCGTCCACTCATCATGCTTACTGCTGCATTAAAGCAAAATGATACTCTAGCAGAATTGTATTTGGCTGAAAATCGTTTGGGTGTGAATGACTGCATTCAGCTGGGAAATTTAGTGCGTGCAAACAGCACCCTGAGAGTGTTGGATCTTCGGAACAATAATGTTCAAGATGCTGGGTGTGGTCATATTTGTGAAGGAATATGTGAACAGCAGAAACTACAGAACGAGAAGGAAAGTAATAATGTAGAAGGGAAAAAGACAATCAAAGGGTTGAGTTTCCTTATATTGTGGAATAATCATCTTACCCAGCAATCATCTCCACACTTGGCTAGTTTGTTGTCTGGCTCTACATCATTAGAAATGATAAACCTTGGCCGCAATAATCTCACAAGTGAAGGAATTTTACGCTTGAAGGAAGCTTTGTTAAGAAATAGATCTTTACTGCGTCTTGGACTTCAAGCTGCTAGGATAGCTGATGAGGGTGCTGTGGCATTGGCAGAATATACAGCAGACAACACTATCATTCAACAAATTGACTTAAGGGAAAATCCTATCCGTGTCGCTGGCTTGATGGCTTTAGCTCATTCACTCCGTTTGAACACAAATGTTACTCAGATGGATTTGGACTCAGATCCTAGAACAGAGCCTGCAGCTGAGTTGGCAGAACGGCACTTGGCtttgcaaaaagaaataaaggaatactGCCAGCGTAACTTGACAAACAGTCATATACAAGCAGCAGAGAACCAGAACAGTCTTGAAGTCTTTGCCAAGGTTCCTGATCAAGATAAATTGTCTGTTAATCCTGCGTTTAGGAAAGTTTCTTTAACATGTGAAACTTCACACAAAGCTGTGCAATTAGAAACTAGAAATGACACTCCTGTACGAGAAGAGGAAAAGCAAAAGTATGTAAGTCCTGCCCCGAGCCCACTTCCAAGCCCAGCTCCAAGTCCATGCCAAAGCCCTTCTCCAAGTCCTGTACCCAGCCCCATGAAAAATCGTTTCAGGGTCTTCAAGGTTCAGGAAGCATCAAAAAGTGCTTCACAGTTACCCTTGAATTCAACTCCCTGCTCTCCTGTTGTATGTTCCTCTGCTCCAGTCAGTCAGTGTGGAAGAAGTATGTCTGCTGGAGATCTTAACTTGCCCTCCAAGCAGCAGTCTTCACGCCCTAATAGGTTCAGCATTGGTGGCCGTTTTACTGTAACAAGGGTTACAGAGGTTTCTGGACCTTGTAGTTTACCTAGCAGTCAGTCTACAATCGCAGACACTGTTTTGACTCATTCCACTGGTGCTGTATCAAGCCCCAAAATAATTATATCTTCGCCTGTTAGAGTAGAGCGTGGCTTTAGCATAGAAGAAACTCCATCAAAGAATCTGTCTCTTGGCAAGAGTGGAGATGGTTTAGTAACATCACCTTTAAAGCAGAGTACCATAAGTTCTGACAGTCTTCCAGAAGGTCATCATAAAGCACCAGGCAGTTTATCAGGTCATATTGTGAGATTGAAATCAGATAGTGATAGTGATGATGTTTTTCTTGATTCTACAAATTCTAGTAATGGTAGTGGATGGTCAGAGGCTGGGTCTCAGAGAGGTGTTCTTCGGAGCAGtgtcaatgacaacaacaacagtagTGCGGAAAAAGATAATGATTCGGTGAGTTCTAGTGAGTTAACTGATAGTGGATTTCTAGATGACTCTGTTTGTGGTATGGGGAGGGTTGGGGGTAGTTGTTCCCCAAGTCCTAGCAGTCCACATCTTGAAGGTGATAGAGATTCTCTTTTGAGTTCTTCAGTTGATAGTACAAGCCAGGAAGATGCTGGATTAGGATCCTCCATTAGCACCTCAAGTAATCTACAAACCTCCCCAGTACCTCCTGTGCCAATGCTTCCTTGCACTGCACAACCCAGGGCTCATTCAGCTGTGCCAGAACCACTTAAAAGAGCACCATTAGCAGCCATGGAAAATGGAAGTTTTGATTCCGATAGTGAGGACAGTGAGGTCACTACTCAATCTTCAGATTCTACCCACAGTGATGAGGTACGAATAACAACTGAACAGTTATCCCCAAGACCTGCGTGGGGTACAAAGCCAGAACATGTTGAGGAATCACTCCACAGTGTAGAAGCCTCTAATGTACCTCCAGAGACTACAGGGACTGGTTGA